A window of the Deinococcus aerius genome harbors these coding sequences:
- a CDS encoding HesA/MoeB/ThiF family protein gives MTSPSPQPPLSRDELRRYSRQLLVPEWQEAGAQERLRAAAVLVVGAGGLGGPVILQLAGAGVGRLVISDGDAVDLSNLHRQTQFTAADVGRRKAEVAAARAQALNPRVGVEVAPALDEGNADALVTGADLVVDATDNFAARYGIADACRRAGREWVWGAASGTAGMVSVFGPGLGLRDVFPDPGEAESCDEAGVLGPLPNIVGGVMALEALKVLGGVGDVLRGRLWTFDALDGRVRVLRLREAVSSGQD, from the coding sequence ATGACTTCCCCCTCCCCCCAGCCTCCCCTCTCGCGGGACGAACTGCGGCGCTACTCGCGGCAACTGCTCGTGCCCGAGTGGCAGGAGGCGGGCGCGCAGGAGCGGCTGCGGGCGGCGGCGGTCCTCGTGGTGGGGGCGGGCGGGTTGGGCGGCCCCGTGATCCTGCAACTCGCCGGGGCCGGGGTGGGGCGGCTGGTGATCTCGGACGGCGATGCGGTGGACCTCAGCAACCTGCATCGCCAGACGCAGTTCACGGCGGCGGACGTGGGGCGGCGCAAGGCCGAGGTGGCGGCGGCTCGGGCGCAAGCCCTCAATCCCCGGGTGGGGGTGGAGGTGGCCCCGGCGCTGGACGAGGGCAATGCCGACGCACTCGTTACGGGCGCTGACCTCGTGGTGGACGCGACCGACAACTTCGCGGCGCGGTACGGAATTGCGGATGCCTGCCGCCGGGCGGGCCGCGAGTGGGTGTGGGGCGCGGCGAGCGGCACGGCGGGGATGGTCAGCGTGTTCGGGCCTGGCCTCGGCCTGCGCGACGTGTTCCCCGACCCCGGCGAGGCCGAGTCCTGCGACGAGGCGGGCGTGTTGGGGCCGCTGCCGAACATCGTGGGGGGCGTGATGGCCCTGGAGGCTCTTAAAGTGCTGGGGGGGGTGGGGGACGTCTTGCGGGGGCGGCTGTGGACCTTCGACGCGCTGGACGGGCGGGTGCGGGTCCTTCGGCTCCGTGAAGCCGTCTCTTCCGGGCAGGACTGA
- a CDS encoding HU family DNA-binding protein — MARTRQTAAREDSEPQAPAARERGKISKTQIIEQVVGRTSLNRKQASAAVACMVETVVDALRSGRSVGLPGLGTLSVIQTAGRQGVRPGTSERIQIPPGKKIRFKVATTLRGNL, encoded by the coding sequence ATGGCAAGGACCCGCCAGACCGCCGCCCGTGAAGACAGCGAGCCCCAGGCCCCCGCCGCCAGGGAGCGCGGCAAGATTTCCAAGACGCAGATCATCGAGCAGGTCGTGGGCCGCACCAGCCTGAACCGCAAGCAGGCGAGCGCGGCGGTCGCCTGCATGGTCGAGACGGTCGTGGACGCCCTGCGCTCTGGCCGCAGCGTGGGGCTGCCCGGCCTGGGCACCCTGAGCGTCATCCAGACCGCCGGGCGTCAGGGCGTGCGCCCCGGCACCAGCGAGCGCATTCAGATTCCTCCCGGGAAAAAGATTCGCTTCAAGGTGGCGACTACCCTCCGCGGCAACCTCTAA
- a CDS encoding ABC transporter substrate-binding protein, whose product MKTILWLSLAALLGQAAAKPIVVGSKLDPEAQILGQMIVLTLRNAGLEVTDRTNLGDTGVNRKAILAGEIDVYPEYTGNAVYLFPQAKISTTEAGNPGKIYGYARQLDLKNGVTWLRPANVNNTWVIAVPQALAAQNKLNSVADLARYLKGGGKFKIAGSPEFFNRPDTMPAFEKAYGFKLRPDQKLVLAGATPPQTQQAAANGTNGVNAAMAYGTDGTLAALKLVALKDPKGAQAVYQPAPIIRTAVLKANPQIAALLNKTFATLTQTTLQGLNAQVALEGRTAQDVARDYLKSKGLIK is encoded by the coding sequence ATGAAGACCATCCTCTGGCTCTCGCTGGCCGCCCTGCTGGGCCAAGCCGCGGCCAAGCCCATCGTGGTGGGCAGCAAACTCGACCCCGAGGCGCAGATTCTGGGGCAGATGATCGTGCTGACTCTGCGAAACGCCGGGTTGGAGGTCACCGACCGCACCAACCTGGGCGACACCGGCGTGAACCGCAAGGCGATCCTGGCGGGCGAGATCGACGTGTATCCCGAGTACACCGGGAACGCGGTGTACCTGTTTCCCCAGGCCAAGATCAGCACCACGGAGGCGGGGAACCCCGGCAAGATCTACGGGTACGCCCGGCAGCTCGACCTGAAAAACGGCGTCACCTGGCTCCGGCCCGCCAACGTGAACAACACCTGGGTGATCGCCGTGCCGCAGGCCCTCGCCGCGCAGAACAAGCTCAATTCGGTCGCCGACCTGGCCCGTTATCTGAAGGGCGGCGGAAAGTTCAAGATCGCGGGCTCGCCCGAGTTCTTCAACCGCCCGGACACCATGCCCGCCTTCGAGAAGGCCTACGGCTTCAAGCTGCGGCCCGACCAGAAGTTGGTGCTGGCGGGCGCCACCCCTCCCCAGACGCAGCAGGCGGCGGCGAACGGCACCAACGGGGTCAATGCCGCGATGGCCTACGGCACCGACGGCACGCTGGCCGCGCTGAAGCTCGTGGCGCTGAAGGACCCGAAGGGCGCGCAGGCCGTCTACCAGCCCGCGCCGATCATCCGCACCGCCGTCCTGAAGGCGAACCCGCAGATCGCGGCGCTGCTGAACAAGACCTTCGCCACCCTGACGCAGACGACCCTTCAGGGCCTGAATGCCCAGGTCGCGCTGGAGGGCCGCACGGCGCAGGACGTGGCGCGGGACTACCTGAAGAGCAAGGGGCTGATCAAGTGA
- a CDS encoding ABC transporter permease has protein sequence MLAGALLPWVLLRPNRLAPGEYLRLPPLLAGAGLLLAALPFLATRLAPSLTWLAASASLAVVAGVWALGEQTRAALIGQPPFARASAASGAWLFLLGAGIAVRGAGLMGRRQRWLAWAWLPAVAAFILAGHLNAWSVLVEGRNEGPRWGQELAQHLRLVGEALGSALLIGAPLAVWAAGRARVAEGVLGVANGIQTLPSLALLGLLIAPLSALADTLPALRALGVSGIGAAPALTAMTLYALLPILRNGVVALRGVPPGPVDAARGMGMTPAQLFWRVRLPLALPVWLSGVRQAAVLLVGVASVAALIGAGGLGTYIFKGLQSAAADLILLGAVPAALLALGLDAGLRGLEVLLGRWLGRAG, from the coding sequence ATGCTGGCGGGCGCGCTTCTGCCCTGGGTGCTGCTGCGGCCCAACCGCCTCGCCCCGGGGGAGTACCTGCGGCTGCCCCCCCTGTTGGCCGGGGCCGGGCTGCTGCTGGCGGCGCTCCCCTTCCTCGCCACCCGACTCGCGCCGAGCCTGACCTGGCTCGCAGCATCAGCATCGCTCGCGGTCGTGGCGGGAGTCTGGGCTCTGGGGGAGCAGACGCGGGCGGCGCTGATCGGCCAGCCTCCCTTCGCGCGGGCGAGCGCGGCGAGCGGCGCGTGGCTGTTCCTGCTGGGGGCGGGGATCGCCGTCCGCGGGGCCGGGCTGATGGGTCGCCGCCAGCGCTGGCTCGCCTGGGCCTGGCTCCCCGCGGTCGCCGCATTCATCCTGGCCGGGCACCTGAACGCCTGGTCCGTCCTCGTTGAGGGGAGGAACGAGGGGCCGCGCTGGGGACAGGAGCTCGCGCAGCACCTGCGGCTGGTGGGGGAGGCCCTGGGCTCGGCGCTCCTGATCGGCGCCCCGCTCGCGGTCTGGGCCGCGGGCCGTGCCCGGGTGGCGGAAGGGGTTCTGGGTGTGGCGAACGGCATCCAGACCCTGCCGAGTCTCGCGCTGCTGGGCCTCCTGATCGCGCCGCTCTCGGCCCTGGCAGATACCCTTCCGGCCCTGCGCGCCCTGGGCGTCAGCGGGATCGGCGCCGCCCCGGCCCTCACCGCGATGACCCTGTACGCCCTGCTCCCGATCCTGCGGAACGGCGTGGTGGCGCTGCGGGGGGTGCCGCCCGGCCCGGTGGACGCCGCCCGGGGGATGGGCATGACCCCGGCGCAACTCTTCTGGCGGGTGCGCCTGCCGCTCGCCCTGCCGGTGTGGCTCAGCGGGGTCCGGCAGGCCGCCGTGCTCCTCGTCGGGGTGGCGTCCGTGGCGGCCCTGATCGGGGCGGGGGGACTGGGCACCTACATCTTCAAGGGTCTCCAGAGTGCCGCCGCCGACCTGATCCTGCTCGGCGCGGTCCCCGCCGCCCTCCTCGCCCTGGGGCTGGACGCGGGCCTGCGCGGGCTGGAGGTGCTGCTGGGCCGCTGGCTGGGGCGGGCCGGATGA